The following are encoded together in the Glycine soja cultivar W05 chromosome 5, ASM419377v2, whole genome shotgun sequence genome:
- the LOC114412839 gene encoding uncharacterized protein LOC114412839 has translation MSDWGPVFVSLVLFVLLTPGLLFQVPGRSRVVEFGNFQTSGAAILIHSLLYFALICVFLLAVRIHFYLG, from the coding sequence ATGTCGGATTGGGGTCCAGTGTTTGTGTCGTTGGTGCTGTTCGTGCTCTTAACACCAGGGTTGCTGTTTCAGGTACCAGGGAGGTCAAGGGTGGTGGAGTTTGGGAACTTTCAAACAAGTGGTGCTGCCATACTCATTCACTCCCTCCTCTACTTTGCTCTCATATGTGTCTTCTTGCTGGCTGTTAGGATCCACTTCTACCTCGGATAG
- the LOC114412838 gene encoding uncharacterized protein LOC114412838: MAADWGPVVISVVLFVLLSPGLLFQLPAKGKVVAFGNMQTSGLSILVHTIIFFGLITIFLLAIGVHIYSG, encoded by the coding sequence ATGGCAGCAGATTGGGGTCCAGTGGTGATATCAGTAGTGTTGTTTGTGCTTTTAAGCCCAGGGTTGCTGTTTCAGCTTCCAGCTAAGGGCAAGGTGGTGGCATTTGGGAACATGCAAACTAGTGGCTTATCTATCTTAGTCCACACCATCATCTTCTTTGGACTCATCACCATCTTTCTACTTGCCATTGGTGTGCATATTTACTCTGGATAA
- the LOC114412840 gene encoding uncharacterized protein LOC114412840 isoform X1 — MRGQEDQQSRVFCELSALVFNLLRSPSIVPEPPARRSPAGAQITPAGFASLLLGISVALMLCGSVTFFIGFMLMPWVLGLVMVFYVAGVVSSLSVLGRSILCYATPRKDLPEWKLI; from the exons ATGAGAGGACAGGAAGATCAGCAATCTAGGGTTTTCTGTGAGCTCTCGGCTCTGGTCTTCAACCTTCTCCGGTCACCGTCGATCGTGCCGGAGCCTCCGGCGAGGCGTTCGCCGGCGGGGGCGCAGATTACTCCGGCGGGGTTCGCGTCGCTACTGCTAGGGATTTCGGTGGCGCTGATGCTGTGTGGATCGGTGACTTTCTTCATCGGGTTCATGCTGATGCCGTGGGTTCTCGGATTGGTTATGGTGTTTTACGTCGCTGGCGTCGTTTCCTCTCTCTCCGTTCTCGGGCGTTCTATTCTCTGTTACGCTACGCCACGTAAGGATCTCCCTG AGTGGAAActtatataa
- the LOC114412840 gene encoding uncharacterized protein LOC114412840 isoform X2 codes for MRGQEDQQSRVFCELSALVFNLLRSPSIVPEPPARRSPAGAQITPAGFASLLLGISVALMLCGSVTFFIGFMLMPWVLGLVMVFYVAGVVSSLSVLGRSILCYATPRKDLPG; via the exons ATGAGAGGACAGGAAGATCAGCAATCTAGGGTTTTCTGTGAGCTCTCGGCTCTGGTCTTCAACCTTCTCCGGTCACCGTCGATCGTGCCGGAGCCTCCGGCGAGGCGTTCGCCGGCGGGGGCGCAGATTACTCCGGCGGGGTTCGCGTCGCTACTGCTAGGGATTTCGGTGGCGCTGATGCTGTGTGGATCGGTGACTTTCTTCATCGGGTTCATGCTGATGCCGTGGGTTCTCGGATTGGTTATGGTGTTTTACGTCGCTGGCGTCGTTTCCTCTCTCTCCGTTCTCGGGCGTTCTATTCTCTGTTACGCTACGCCACGTAAGGATCTCCCTG GCTAA
- the LOC114411354 gene encoding uncharacterized protein LOC114411354, giving the protein MSVSAPADSLLCWIYKHFPSVAECNTDLDYDEVSSRVCRWIATKKTVKKLRRGVVVVRYRPERVMLQFDYVQCIPTHHVHSWVSYDDVDDTWTHYSDHLAAVGDLCVVPGQCALDYMDWFFVISHLFMTAPQTDPSRDAYVTQPSHIPHEATSASTHADPDADEPRHAVKACHAIAEALEQHLNAPGTSTHEEVIQKCLRIVRGVTEDRNVYVRSRHRRRPDQQ; this is encoded by the exons ATGTCAGTCTCAGCACCAGCCGACAGCTTGCTG TGTTGGATATACAAGCACTTTCCGTCAGTTGCGGAGTGCAATACTGATCTGGACTACGACGAGGTATCATCACGTGTGTGTCGGTGGATTGCGACGAAGAAGACTGTGAAGAAG CTCCGTCGGGGGGTTGTTGTTGTCAGATACAGACCGGAGAGGGTTATGCTCCAGTTCGACTACGTCCAGTGCATTCCTACACATCATGTCCATTCATGGGTGTCATATGATGACGTGGACGATACTTGGACGCACTACTCAGACCATCTGGCAGCAGTAGGTGATCTATGTGTTGTGCCAGGTCAGTGTGCGCTTGATTACATGGACTGGTTCTTCGTCATATCGCATTTATTCATGACTGCGCCACAGACGGATCCTTCTCGAGATGCATATGTGACGCAACCCAGTCATATCCCTCATGAGGCAACATCGGCATCGACACATGCAGATCCTGATGCGGACGAGCccagacatgcagtg AAGGCTTGCCATGCGATTGCGGAGGCGTTGGAGCAACATCTAAATGCGCCAGGCACATCCACACATGAAGAGGTCATCCAAAAATGCCTTAGGATTGTCAGGGGTGTCACAGAAGACCGCAATGTGTATGTGAGGTCTCGACATAGGCGCCGCCCGGATCAACAATAG
- the LOC114411355 gene encoding protein MAIN-LIKE 1-like → MVKTRGLGSALGRVGVRGIGRGGDGDDTDGAPQRQWPTASARRRRVPVILDDYVPVVPTDSPTVPEAKAVVTGDEPMVDAAAQDTGVETDAQNIGAETNGDEPVGFLGGPRDPSVLTEYADHVAGSVWSGQEHLELKLCSHGRKVHNLGRPVPAIEDMIVGTGLSPLITCSINTGDQGLISFFVERWHRETSSFHLPMEEMSITLDNAASLFHLSIVSAFHDFQPLRTDEAVMLLVKLLMVSAEVVMAETGQCGGPYVRLYWTAATRAYLLHLLGYTFFANKSVTHVHVSHLLALRDLTLAGRYAWGAAGLVHMYD, encoded by the exons atggttaaGACTAGAGGATTAGGCAGTGCGTTAGGTAGGGTTGGTGTCAGAGGTATAGGGAGAGGAGGGGATGGTGATGATACTGACGGTGCTCCCCAGCGCCAATGGCCGACTGCATCGGCACGCAGGCGACGGGTACCAGTCATTCTTGACGATTATGTGCCTGTGGTACCTACGGACTCGCCTACGGTACCAGAGGCAAAGGCTGTTGTAACTGGGGATGAGCCCATGGTAGATGCTGCCGCACAAGACACCGGTGTAGAGACTGACGCACAGAATATCGGTGCAGAGACTAACGGGGACGAGCCTGTGGGATTTCTTGGTGGACCCAGGGACCCATCAGTGCTTACAGAGTATGCTGACCATGTTGCGGGCAGCGTATGGTCTGGACAG GAACATCTTGAGTTGAAGTTATGCTCCCATGGGAGGAAGGTGCATAACTTGGGTAGACCTGTTCCTGCAATTGAAGACATGATTGTTGGGACAGGATTAAGTCCTTTGATCACGTGTTCAATAAACACCGGTGATCAGGGACTTATATCCTtctttgtggagaggtggcaccgGGAGACTTCTAGTTTCCATCTTCCTATGGAGGAGATGTCGATCACACTGGACAATGCCGCGTCTCTTTTCCATTTGTCTATCGTTAGCGCATTCCATGACTTCCAGCCTCTGCGCACCGACGAGGCGGTGATGCTATTGGTTAAGTTACTGATGGTCTCAGCAGAGGTAGTCATGGCCGAGACAGGCCAATGTGGTGGACCATATGTACGCCTGTACTGGACAGCTGCCACTCGCGCTTATCTTCTACATCTTTTGGGTTACActttttttgctaataagagtgtaACCCATGTTCATGTCTCACACTTACTGGCCCTGCGTGACCTTACTCTTGCTGGGCGgtatgcatggggagctgctGGCCTCGTCCATATGTACGATTAG